A stretch of Candidatus Polarisedimenticolia bacterium DNA encodes these proteins:
- a CDS encoding CBS domain-containing protein has protein sequence MPTLARDIMTREVATATPAMSIDDLCEIFQTRNVKGVPVVDEAGRLRGIVTESDVVFGGLGRGQPVTSPAEGKLPGPGPTTVGEIMTEPAISVEEDTDVLKLAELMWKMRIHRLPICRDGRLTGMVSALDICQALTEGKIGTPLKPRAVRSTTTRRARR, from the coding sequence ATGCCGACGCTCGCACGCGACATCATGACCCGGGAGGTGGCGACCGCCACGCCGGCCATGTCGATCGACGATCTCTGCGAGATCTTCCAGACCCGCAACGTCAAGGGCGTTCCCGTCGTGGACGAAGCCGGGCGGTTGCGCGGCATCGTCACCGAGAGCGACGTTGTCTTCGGCGGATTGGGGCGCGGCCAGCCGGTCACGTCGCCGGCCGAGGGAAAGCTGCCGGGCCCCGGGCCCACCACGGTCGGGGAGATCATGACCGAGCCCGCCATCAGCGTCGAGGAAGACACCGATGTCCTGAAGCTCGCCGAGCTGATGTGGAAGATGCGCATCCACCGTCTGCCCATCTGCCGCGACGGCCGTCTCACCGGCATGGTCAGCGCGCTCGATATCTGCCAGGCCCTCACCGAGGGGAAGATCGGGACGCCGCTCAAGCCCCGCGCGGTGCGTTCCACCACGACGCGTCGCGCGCGGCGCTGA
- a CDS encoding helix-turn-helix domain-containing protein, with protein sequence MTTLTIRQASEVVGRAPATIRRYIKSGRLPAAKDQGKFGEEFRIRMEDLQGLGLAKAEPPAPPSVSAQPGGDLPVRWSPPASQLTAPAAEPGIPRDLYAELVMKHERLLVQYGMVRAGGVKLLEARADLEAKDSLLAEREREIREIKERSEREIGFLQSHLRQAEIEIEDRNIEIALLQEKLRRLEIAAAGAEAVRSFDEEVRTIQDREVRTMHDREVR encoded by the coding sequence ATGACGACCTTGACGATTCGCCAGGCATCGGAAGTCGTCGGCCGCGCGCCAGCCACGATTCGGCGCTACATCAAATCCGGACGGCTGCCGGCCGCCAAGGACCAGGGAAAATTCGGCGAGGAGTTCCGCATCCGCATGGAAGATCTGCAGGGGCTGGGGCTCGCGAAAGCGGAGCCGCCGGCGCCGCCTTCCGTGTCGGCGCAGCCCGGCGGCGATCTCCCGGTGCGCTGGTCGCCGCCCGCCTCCCAGCTGACCGCGCCGGCCGCCGAGCCGGGTATTCCGCGCGATCTCTACGCGGAGCTCGTCATGAAGCACGAGCGGCTGCTGGTGCAATACGGCATGGTGCGCGCCGGCGGCGTCAAGCTGCTCGAGGCGCGTGCCGACCTGGAGGCCAAGGACTCCCTGCTGGCGGAGCGGGAGCGCGAGATCCGGGAGATCAAGGAGCGCTCGGAGCGCGAGATCGGCTTCCTGCAGAGCCATCTGCGTCAGGCCGAGATCGAGATCGAGGATCGCAACATCGAGATTGCGCTGCTGCAGGAGAAGCTGCGGCGCCTGGAGATCGCGGCCGCCGGCGCCGAGGCGGTGCGCAGCTTCGACGAGGAGGTCCGGACGATCCAGGACCGCGAGGTCCGAACCATGCATGACCGCGAGGTCCG